A single genomic interval of Acidimicrobiales bacterium harbors:
- a CDS encoding alpha/beta hydrolase, producing the protein MTYDEMGLFRENADEAGLEWKGPPAVVRRDVEVADGRQVSALVWGRGDPDLVLLHGGAQNAHTWDTVALALDRPLVAIDLPGHGRSDWREDHQYSPAWLADDVAMAIGELAPRAAAVVGMSLGGLTAISLAARYPAMVPRLVLVDVTPGVDRAKAEPIIAFVSGPERFASFDEILDRTVQHNPTRSVSSLRRGILHNARELPDGSWEWRYDRVRGSLSDGVLPDVTNLWDELGSVAVPLLLVRGGTSGVVSDEDVAELLRRRPAAEVVVVDGAGHSVQGDRPMELAGIIAGFLDRPQSSRS; encoded by the coding sequence GTGACCTACGACGAGATGGGGCTGTTTCGCGAGAACGCCGACGAGGCGGGGCTGGAGTGGAAGGGCCCGCCCGCCGTGGTGCGCCGGGACGTCGAGGTGGCCGACGGTCGGCAGGTGAGCGCGTTGGTCTGGGGCAGGGGCGACCCCGACCTCGTCCTCCTGCACGGAGGTGCGCAGAACGCCCACACTTGGGACACCGTCGCCCTCGCCCTGGACCGGCCGCTGGTGGCCATCGACCTCCCGGGGCACGGCCGCTCCGACTGGCGCGAGGACCACCAGTACTCGCCCGCATGGCTCGCCGACGACGTGGCCATGGCGATTGGCGAGCTGGCACCTCGCGCGGCGGCAGTGGTGGGGATGTCGCTGGGCGGGCTCACGGCGATCAGTCTTGCCGCCCGCTACCCGGCGATGGTGCCGCGACTGGTCCTGGTCGACGTCACGCCGGGCGTCGATCGGGCCAAGGCCGAGCCCATCATCGCCTTCGTCTCCGGGCCCGAGCGCTTCGCCAGCTTCGACGAGATCCTCGACCGCACGGTGCAGCACAATCCCACCCGCTCCGTGTCGTCGTTGCGACGGGGCATCCTCCACAACGCCCGTGAGCTTCCCGACGGGTCGTGGGAGTGGCGCTACGACCGGGTGCGGGGCTCGTTGTCGGACGGAGTTCTGCCCGACGTGACGAACCTCTGGGACGAGCTCGGGTCCGTAGCCGTTCCGCTCCTGCTGGTGCGGGGGGGCACTTCGGGTGTCGTGAGTGACGAGGACGTGGCCGAGTTGCTCCGTCGCCGGCCGGCGGCCGAGGTGGTCGTGGTGGATGGCGCCGGCCACAGCGTCCAGGGCGACCGGCCCATGGAGCTGGCCGGCATCATCGCCGGCTTCCTCGACCGGCCCCAGTCGTCGAGGTCGTAG